The Crassaminicella indica genomic interval AGCTCTTACTCATTCTGTAAAAGCAATGGACATTAGTTTAATGATTTTATAAACACTTAATTTTGGTAGTTGGCATTTAGAAGAAAAGAGGTGAAACCAATGAAAAAAAGTAAATTTTCATTTAGAGAATATATAACAAAAGCATTAAATGGCATGGCTTTAGGATTGTTTTCTTCTTTGATCATTGGACTTATATTAAAGCAAATCGGAGACTATACAGGAATAGAAGCTTTGGTTAAATTTGGTAAAATATCTCAGTTTATAATGGGACCAGCTATTGGTGCAGGAGTAGCTTTTAGTGTAGGTGCTCCTCCCTTAGGCGTTTTTGCATCAATTGTTACAGGAGCTATTGGTGCGGGAACGATTGCTTCTAGTGACGGAGTATTTATAGTAAAAATAGGTGAACCTGTAGGGGCTTTTGTAGCTTCTTTGATTGGTGCAGAATTTTCAAAGCTGATATCAGGAAAAACAAAGGTAGATATTGTTTTAGTACCTGCAGGGACTATTATTATTGGAGGCCTTGCTGGTATTTTTATAGGACCTGTTATGGCATCTGTAATGAAAAGCTTAGGAAGTATTATTAATAGAGCAACTGAGCTTCAGCCTATTCCTATGGGAATTGTTATTGCATCGCTTATGGGAATGATTTTAACCCTTCCAATAAGTAGTGCTGCTCTTTCCATATCATTAGGACTTAGTGGTTTGGCTGCAGGGGCTTCAGCAGTAGGCTGTGCGACACAGATGATTGGATTTGCTGTGGCAAGCTTTAGAGAAAACGGTATAGGAGGAGCTATTGCTCAAGGACTTGGAACATCTATGCTTCAGGTTCCAAATATTATTAAAAATCCTTTGATTTGGATACCTCCAACTTTAGCTAGTGCTATTCTTGGACCTATTGCCACATATGTGTTTAAAATGGAAAATAATAGTATTGGTGCAGGTATGGGTACAAGTGGTTTGGTAGGACAGTTTGGAACTATTGCGGTTATGAGTGGCAGTCAGCCTGTGATTTTGATTGTAGGAAAAATTGTACTATTACATTTTATTCTACCAGCTGTTTTAACGCTTATGATTTCTGAATATATGAGAAAAAAAAGATGGATTCGATATGGGGATATGAAATTAAACCCTTAATTTGAAATATTTTCTGCTCGATAGTATAATTAAATTAATATTATGCGATCGAGTATATTTTTTTTACAAAAAATATAGTAAGTTGGGCATATTATTAGAAAGAATAAAAAGATACCATGAAGAATAGGGGTGAAAAATTTGAGGAAAGCAAAAGGTATATTTTTTGGTTTGATTATGGTTGCAATCATATTTCTTTTTACTTCCTTTACAACCATTATTGATTTCATAACAGATTATCAGTGGTTTAAGGAAGTGGGATATGATAAGGTTTTTTTAACAAAATTAATGGTCCAATTAAAAATGGGAATACCTATTTTTATTGTACTCACATTATTGATTCATTTTTATCTATTGTCTATTAAGAAGAATTATAACAAAAGGATAAATACAGCTGGTAATAGAATAAGTGAAAAAGGAATGAATAGGATAGCATTAGGAATTTCAGTAGTTGTTTCTTTTTTAACGACTATGACAATAACTGGAAATCTATGGTTTGAGCTGTTGAAGTTTTTGAATGCAACTCCATTTCATATTCTTGATCCTATATTTAAAAAGGATATATCCTTTTATATGTTCAAGATGCCTTTCTTAGAGCAGATTTACTATCTATTTATAAGCTTTATTGTATTTTTAGGGATTGTTACAGTTGTTTTCTATATGATTTTAATGAGTGTAAGAAGACCTGCTATTTTTGATAGGAATGATGAGGTAGAAGATAATGTTAGAAGAATTTATCCTAATATGAACAATGGAAAACAATTATTAAATATTGCACTAGAGCAGATCACTATTTTAGGCGTGATATTTTTTGTACTATTAGGATTAGGATATGTACTGAAAACATATGATTTATTATATTCACCTCGTGGGGTAGCTTATGGGGCAAGCTTTACAGATATTCATGTTACATTATGGGTCTACAGAGCTAAGATTTTATTATCTATTTTTTCTGCGGTTTTATTGATTATAGGAGCAAAAAGAAAAAAATTAAAATTAGTTCTTACAGGACCTATTATTATGATTGCTATATCTATATTGGGAAATGCTGTTGCTTTAGGGGTACAGAATTTTATTGTAGCTCCTGATGAAATTTCAAAGGAAAGAACATATTTAGAGCATAATATAAATTATACAAAGATGGCCTATGGATTAGATAAAATTGAAGAAAAGGATTTTCCTGCAACTAGAGATCTAACAAGAGAAGACTTAGATAAGAATATAAAAACGATAAAAAATATTCGTATAAATGATTACCGTCCTACAAAGCAGTTTTATAATCAGAGTCAAGGAATTCGATTGTACTATCAATTCCCTGATGTGGATATAGATAGATATAATATTGATGGACAGCTGACGCAAGTATTTTTATCAGGTAGAGAGATTAATGAAGGAAAAATTAATGAACAATGGATTAATCAACATTTGAAATATACACATGGTTATGGTGTTGCATTATCTCTTGTCAATGCAATTACAAGTCAGGGACAACCTGAGCTCTTGATAAAAAATATTCCACCAAAGTCTGATATAGAGAGTTTGAAAATAAAATATCCACAGATTTACTTTGGAGAGCTTACAAACAATTATGTGATTACTAATACAAAAGAAAAAGAATTTGATTATCCTAGTGGTGGTCAAAATGAAGAAACCTTCTATGAAGGAAGTGCAGGAATCCATTTAGGAGGAATCAATAAGCTTTTATATGCTATTAAGGAGAGAAGCTCGAAAATATTGATATCAGGAAATATTACTAAGGATAGTAAAATTTTGATATACAGAAATATAAAAGATAGGGCAAAAAAAATTGCACCATTTATATACTATGATGATGATCCATATCTTGTTATCAATGATGGAAAGCTATTTTGGATTTTAGATGGTTATACGGTTAGTGAGAATTTTCCTTATGCTAAACCATTTGGAGAGGGCAGGACGAATTATATCAGAAACTCTGTTAAGGTAGTAATAGATGCTTATAATGGAGATACTACTTATTATGTAGTAGATAAACATGATCCTGTGATAAAAAGTATGATGAAAATCTTCCCTCAGTTATTCACAAGTGTGGATAAGATGCCTGAAGGAATCAAAAGCCATATAAGATATCCACAAACATTATTTGATATACAGGCAAATGTGTATAAAGTATATCATATGAATAATACAGAAGTATTTTATCAACAGGAAGATTTATGGGATATTGCCCATGAGATTTATGAACAAGAAAAACGAGTAATGGAATCAAATTATTTTATAATGAAATTACCAGAGGAGGATAAAGAGGAATTCTTATTATCTATCCCTTATACTCCAAAGAACAAACCTAATCTGACAGCTCTTTTCATGGCGAGAAATGATGGAGAGAACTATGGAAAATTGATAATCTATAAGATGCCAAAGCAGAAGAATGTTTATGGACCTATGCAGATAGAGTCTAAGATTGATCAAGATACAACTATTTCTAAGGAATTTTCTTTATGGGGGCAAAAGGGTTCTACTTATATTCGAGGAAACCTACTGACTATCCCAATAGAGAATTCACTCCTTTATATCGAACCTATTTATTTAAAGGCAGACAATGAAAATAGTTTGCCAGAAGTAAAAAGAGTGATAGTAGCCTATGGAGATCGTATAGCTTATGAAGAAACATTAGAAAAAGCATTAGATCAATTGTTTGGAGAAGTAAGAACGCCAAATGTAACTATTCCAGAGGAGGATTTGAAGGATTCAGTAGATGTAAAGGGCATGATAGAAAGAGCAAATGAAGTATTTGTGAAAGCTCAAGAAGCTCAAAGAAATGGAAAATGGGCAGAGTATGGAAAATATTTGGATGAATTAAAAGGTTTATTGGAAAGATTAAATCAAATAGAAAAGGGAATCTCATAATGAGATTCCCTTTTTAAACACTAAAAAGGCTTCTTAAAAACCAATAAATGAATGAAATAGGTGGACCAATGATTTTACCTGTTAAACGGGTTATGATCAATAACATGAGGATAAATCTTCCTTTTGTATAAATTTCATAATAAAAAGGTTTATCCTTTAACCCTAATAATCCAAAGAAGATATGTGAACCGTCTAGTGGAGGGATTGGCAATAAATTAAATACAAATAAAACAATGTTGATCCATACGGTATAATCGAACACTTCCATAATAGTATTATAAAGATCATATGATAAAAATGTAATAGGGACTTCATACAATAGCTTCATAAGCATAAGAAAAAAAATAGCGATAAGTAGGTTCATCATAGGACCTGCTAGTGATACTAAGCAATCATCTCGTCTTCTATTTTTAAAATTCAGCTCATTTATTACAACAGGCTTTGCCCACCCAAATCTAGCAAATAATATAAGAAAAAAACCAATAGGATCAAGATGATTAGCAGGATTTAATGATAATCTACCTTGAAGTTTTGGTGTATCATCTCCTAACCAAACAGCTACCTGAGCATGTGCATATTCATGTAAGGAAAGGCCGATGAGTATTCCTGGAAGTGTTAAAAGCATTTCTCTAATGTTGATATCCATGAATTTCCTCCTTCTTTTGTAAAAAAGTCTATGTTTATTTTATAATAAATTTATAAAATATGAAATACTTAATTTGAGAAATTAGAGTGATATTGATTATATTTTTTATTGATAATTATATTGGATTTTTTTAATTGATTTTTTATATAACGATCGAGTTGATAAGTGCCTAATTCTTTTTTTAGTTTTTTCAGGATCAATTCTTTTTTTATTTTTTTAAGCGTATAAGCTTTATAAGCTTCTTCCGTATCTAAATCAAAAAGCTCCTTTTCTTTTGATTGACGAAACATATGAAAATATTTGTAGTATATATTGGTATCTATTTTTTCTTGAATATTTGATACATAAGCTTCATAAGCTTTTTGCATTTCA includes:
- a CDS encoding PTS transporter subunit IIC; its protein translation is MKKSKFSFREYITKALNGMALGLFSSLIIGLILKQIGDYTGIEALVKFGKISQFIMGPAIGAGVAFSVGAPPLGVFASIVTGAIGAGTIASSDGVFIVKIGEPVGAFVASLIGAEFSKLISGKTKVDIVLVPAGTIIIGGLAGIFIGPVMASVMKSLGSIINRATELQPIPMGIVIASLMGMILTLPISSAALSISLGLSGLAAGASAVGCATQMIGFAVASFRENGIGGAIAQGLGTSMLQVPNIIKNPLIWIPPTLASAILGPIATYVFKMENNSIGAGMGTSGLVGQFGTIAVMSGSQPVILIVGKIVLLHFILPAVLTLMISEYMRKKRWIRYGDMKLNP
- a CDS encoding UPF0182 family protein; the encoded protein is MRKAKGIFFGLIMVAIIFLFTSFTTIIDFITDYQWFKEVGYDKVFLTKLMVQLKMGIPIFIVLTLLIHFYLLSIKKNYNKRINTAGNRISEKGMNRIALGISVVVSFLTTMTITGNLWFELLKFLNATPFHILDPIFKKDISFYMFKMPFLEQIYYLFISFIVFLGIVTVVFYMILMSVRRPAIFDRNDEVEDNVRRIYPNMNNGKQLLNIALEQITILGVIFFVLLGLGYVLKTYDLLYSPRGVAYGASFTDIHVTLWVYRAKILLSIFSAVLLIIGAKRKKLKLVLTGPIIMIAISILGNAVALGVQNFIVAPDEISKERTYLEHNINYTKMAYGLDKIEEKDFPATRDLTREDLDKNIKTIKNIRINDYRPTKQFYNQSQGIRLYYQFPDVDIDRYNIDGQLTQVFLSGREINEGKINEQWINQHLKYTHGYGVALSLVNAITSQGQPELLIKNIPPKSDIESLKIKYPQIYFGELTNNYVITNTKEKEFDYPSGGQNEETFYEGSAGIHLGGINKLLYAIKERSSKILISGNITKDSKILIYRNIKDRAKKIAPFIYYDDDPYLVINDGKLFWILDGYTVSENFPYAKPFGEGRTNYIRNSVKVVIDAYNGDTTYYVVDKHDPVIKSMMKIFPQLFTSVDKMPEGIKSHIRYPQTLFDIQANVYKVYHMNNTEVFYQQEDLWDIAHEIYEQEKRVMESNYFIMKLPEEDKEEFLLSIPYTPKNKPNLTALFMARNDGENYGKLIIYKMPKQKNVYGPMQIESKIDQDTTISKEFSLWGQKGSTYIRGNLLTIPIENSLLYIEPIYLKADNENSLPEVKRVIVAYGDRIAYEETLEKALDQLFGEVRTPNVTIPEEDLKDSVDVKGMIERANEVFVKAQEAQRNGKWAEYGKYLDELKGLLERLNQIEKGIS
- a CDS encoding site-2 protease family protein; amino-acid sequence: MDINIREMLLTLPGILIGLSLHEYAHAQVAVWLGDDTPKLQGRLSLNPANHLDPIGFFLILFARFGWAKPVVINELNFKNRRRDDCLVSLAGPMMNLLIAIFFLMLMKLLYEVPITFLSYDLYNTIMEVFDYTVWINIVLFVFNLLPIPPLDGSHIFFGLLGLKDKPFYYEIYTKGRFILMLLIITRLTGKIIGPPISFIYWFLRSLFSV